A portion of the Nitratidesulfovibrio termitidis HI1 genome contains these proteins:
- a CDS encoding arylesterase, whose protein sequence is MPQPLTILALGDSLTEGYGLEPDAAFPAALERLLRAGGPCAPAIDGTVINLGLSGDTTAGGLRRLRAWLTRTPGFGNADAKADAAPHTTKNDETLPARCFAIVELGANDGFMGLDPEDMEENLAAILALLAERRVPALLAGFKAEFADDPDYAEAYDALFPRLAARFGVPLWPYVLDGIWGMPELTLWDGLHPNAAGAERMAREALPYVLDMIGRAGTNGK, encoded by the coding sequence ATGCCCCAGCCCCTTACCATCCTTGCCCTTGGCGACAGCCTGACCGAAGGCTACGGCCTGGAGCCGGACGCCGCCTTTCCCGCCGCGCTGGAACGGCTGCTGCGCGCGGGTGGCCCCTGCGCGCCCGCCATCGACGGAACGGTAATCAACCTTGGGCTATCGGGCGACACCACGGCGGGCGGCCTGCGCCGCCTGCGCGCATGGCTGACCCGCACCCCCGGCTTCGGCAACGCTGATGCCAAAGCCGACGCCGCACCCCACACCACCAAAAACGACGAGACACTTCCTGCGCGCTGCTTCGCCATCGTCGAACTGGGGGCCAATGACGGATTCATGGGGCTGGACCCCGAGGACATGGAAGAAAATCTGGCCGCCATTCTTGCCCTGCTGGCCGAACGGCGCGTGCCCGCCCTGCTGGCCGGGTTCAAGGCCGAATTCGCGGACGATCCGGACTACGCCGAAGCATATGACGCCCTGTTTCCACGCCTGGCCGCGCGGTTCGGCGTGCCCCTGTGGCCCTACGTGCTGGACGGCATCTGGGGCATGCCGGAACTGACACTGTGGGACGGCCTGCACCCCAACGCAGCCGGGGCGGAGCGCATGGCCCGCGAGGCCCTGCCGTACGTGCTGGACATGATCGGCAGGGCGGGGACCAACGGAAAGTAA
- a CDS encoding HypC/HybG/HupF family hydrogenase formation chaperone — MCLAIPAEIVEINEAGMAKCRVGKSETYLSVSAMLLPERPAIGEYVIVHAGFALRVLDKAEAEETLRLLREMSEAMEGQPAGF; from the coding sequence ATGTGCCTCGCCATTCCCGCCGAGATCGTGGAAATCAATGAAGCCGGCATGGCCAAGTGTCGTGTGGGCAAGAGCGAAACCTACCTCAGCGTCTCGGCCATGCTGCTGCCCGAACGCCCCGCCATTGGCGAATATGTCATCGTGCACGCCGGGTTCGCCCTGCGCGTGCTGGACAAGGCCGAGGCGGAGGAAACCCTGCGGCTGCTGCGCGAAATGTCCGAGGCCATGGAAGGCCAGCCCGCCGGGTTCTAG
- a CDS encoding HyaD/HybD family hydrogenase maturation endopeptidase, giving the protein MSNRPNILVLGVGNILYTDEGIGVRAVEALQKAHAFSDNVSVMDGGTLGMRLMDAIMECDHLIVVDAVLAGDEPGAIYRLTGEDLRKSLGFNDSMHQTDLVDTLIFCELVGKRPEAVIIGMEPHDYQSLGTELSPVAGQRLPLLCDAVVAEVRRAGGDCTPAIATA; this is encoded by the coding sequence ATGAGCAATCGCCCCAACATCCTCGTCCTTGGCGTGGGCAACATCCTGTACACCGACGAAGGCATCGGCGTGCGCGCCGTGGAGGCGCTGCAAAAGGCCCATGCCTTCAGCGACAACGTCTCCGTCATGGACGGCGGCACCCTTGGCATGCGGCTCATGGACGCCATCATGGAGTGCGACCACCTGATCGTGGTGGACGCCGTGCTCGCGGGGGACGAACCCGGCGCCATCTACCGCCTGACCGGCGAAGACCTGCGCAAGAGCCTCGGCTTCAACGACTCCATGCACCAGACCGACCTCGTGGATACCCTGATCTTCTGCGAACTGGTGGGCAAACGGCCAGAGGCGGTGATCATCGGCATGGAGCCGCACGACTACCAGTCGCTGGGCACCGAACTTTCCCCCGTGGCGGGCCAGCGCCTGCCCCTGCTGTGCGACGCCGTGGTCGCCGAGGTACGCCGCGCGGGCGGCGACTGCACCCCGGCAATCGCCACGGCCTGA
- a CDS encoding nickel-dependent hydrogenase large subunit, protein MSGCRAQNAPGGIPVTPKSSYSGPIVVDPVTRIEGHLRIEVEVENGKVKNAYSSSTLFRGLEIILKGRDPRDAQHFTQRTCGVCTYTHALASTRCVDNAVGVHIPKNATYIRNLVLGAQYLHDHIVHFYHLHALDFVDVTAALKADPAKAAKVASSISPRKTTAADLKAVQDKLKTFVDSGQLGPFTNAYFLGGHPAYYLDPETNLIATAHYLEALRLQVKAARAMAVFGAKNPHTQFTVVGGVTCYDALTPKRIAEFEALWKETKAFVDEVYIPDLLVVAAAYKDWSQYGGTTNFLTFGEFPKDEYDLNSRYFKPGVVFKRDFKNVKPFDKMQIEEHVRHSWYEGAEARHPWKGQTQPKYTDLHGDDRYSWMKAPRYMGEPMETGPLAQVLVAYSQGHPKVKAVTDAVLAKLGVGPEALFSTLGRTAARGIETAVIAEYVGVMLQEYKDNIAKGDNVICAPWEMPKQAEGVGFVTAPRGGLSHWIRIEDGKIGNFQLVVPSTWSLGPRCGKNKMAPVEESLIGTPVADAKRPVEILRTVHSFDPCIACGVHVIDGHTNEVHKFRIL, encoded by the coding sequence ATGAGCGGCTGCAGAGCCCAGAATGCTCCGGGCGGCATCCCCGTCACGCCCAAGAGCTCCTATAGCGGTCCCATTGTCGTCGACCCCGTTACCCGCATCGAAGGCCACCTGCGCATCGAGGTGGAAGTGGAGAACGGCAAGGTCAAGAACGCCTACAGCAGTTCCACGCTGTTCCGGGGCCTTGAAATCATCCTGAAGGGCCGCGACCCCCGCGACGCCCAGCACTTCACCCAGCGCACCTGCGGCGTGTGCACCTATACCCACGCGCTGGCCTCCACCCGCTGCGTGGACAACGCCGTGGGCGTGCACATTCCCAAGAACGCCACCTACATCCGCAACCTGGTGCTGGGCGCGCAGTACCTGCACGACCACATCGTGCACTTCTATCATCTGCACGCCCTGGACTTCGTGGACGTGACCGCCGCGCTGAAGGCCGACCCGGCCAAGGCCGCCAAGGTCGCCTCGTCCATCTCGCCCCGCAAGACCACGGCGGCGGACCTGAAGGCGGTGCAGGACAAGCTGAAGACCTTCGTGGACAGCGGGCAGCTCGGCCCGTTCACCAACGCCTACTTCCTGGGCGGCCACCCCGCCTACTACCTGGACCCGGAAACCAACCTCATCGCCACCGCCCACTACCTGGAGGCCCTGCGCCTGCAGGTGAAGGCCGCGCGCGCCATGGCCGTTTTCGGCGCCAAGAACCCGCACACCCAGTTCACCGTGGTGGGCGGCGTGACCTGCTACGACGCCCTGACTCCCAAGCGCATCGCCGAATTCGAAGCGCTGTGGAAGGAAACCAAGGCGTTCGTGGATGAAGTGTACATCCCCGACCTGCTGGTGGTTGCCGCGGCCTACAAGGACTGGTCGCAGTATGGCGGCACCACCAACTTCCTCACCTTCGGCGAATTCCCGAAGGACGAGTACGACCTGAACAGCCGGTACTTCAAGCCGGGCGTGGTCTTCAAGCGCGACTTCAAGAACGTGAAGCCGTTCGACAAGATGCAGATCGAAGAACACGTGCGCCACAGCTGGTACGAAGGCGCGGAAGCCCGCCATCCGTGGAAGGGCCAGACCCAGCCCAAGTACACCGACCTGCACGGCGACGACCGCTACTCGTGGATGAAGGCCCCCCGCTACATGGGCGAGCCCATGGAAACCGGTCCGCTGGCCCAGGTGCTGGTGGCCTACTCGCAGGGGCATCCCAAGGTGAAGGCCGTGACCGATGCCGTGCTGGCCAAGCTGGGCGTGGGCCCCGAAGCCCTGTTCTCCACCCTGGGCCGTACGGCTGCGCGCGGCATCGAAACCGCGGTCATCGCCGAATACGTGGGCGTGATGCTGCAGGAGTACAAGGACAACATCGCCAAGGGCGACAACGTCATCTGCGCTCCGTGGGAAATGCCCAAGCAGGCCGAAGGCGTGGGCTTCGTCACCGCGCCGCGCGGCGGCCTGTCGCACTGGATCCGCATCGAGGACGGCAAGATCGGCAACTTCCAGCTGGTCGTGCCTTCCACCTGGAGCCTTGGCCCCCGTTGCGGCAAGAACAAGATGGCCCCGGTCGAAGAATCGCTCATCGGCACCCCGGTGGCCGATGCCAAGCGCCCGGTGGAAATCCTGCGCACGGTGCACTCGTTCGACCCGTGCATCGCCTGCGGCGTGCACGTCATCGACGGGCACACCAACGAAGTGCACAAGTTCCGCATCCTGTAA
- a CDS encoding hydrogenase small subunit: MKISIGLGKEGVEERLAERGVSRRDFLKFCTAIAVTMGMGPAFAPEVARALMGPRRPSVVYLHNAECTGCSESVLRAFEPYIDTLILDTLSLDYHETIMAAAGEAAEAALEQAVNSPHGFIAVVEGGIPTAANGIYGKVANHTMLDICSRILPKAQAVISYGTCATFGGVQAAKPNPTGAKGVNDALKHLGVNAINISGCPPNPYNLVGTIVYYLKNKAVPELDSLNRPTMFFGQTVHEQCPRLPHFDAGEFAPSFESEEARKGWCLYELGCKGPVTMNNCPKIKFNQTNWPVDAGHPCIGCSEPDFWDAMTPFYQN, encoded by the coding sequence ATGAAAATCTCGATCGGTCTCGGCAAGGAGGGCGTGGAGGAAAGGCTTGCGGAACGCGGCGTGTCTCGACGCGACTTCCTCAAGTTCTGTACGGCCATCGCCGTGACCATGGGCATGGGCCCCGCGTTCGCGCCGGAAGTTGCCCGCGCGCTCATGGGTCCCCGGCGTCCGTCCGTGGTCTACCTGCACAACGCCGAATGCACCGGCTGTTCCGAATCGGTGCTGCGCGCGTTCGAACCCTACATCGACACCCTGATTCTGGACACGCTGTCCCTCGACTACCATGAAACCATCATGGCCGCCGCGGGCGAAGCGGCAGAAGCCGCCCTGGAACAGGCCGTCAACAGCCCGCACGGCTTCATCGCCGTGGTGGAAGGCGGCATTCCCACGGCTGCCAACGGCATCTACGGCAAGGTGGCCAACCACACCATGCTGGATATCTGCAGCCGCATCCTGCCCAAGGCCCAGGCCGTCATCTCGTACGGCACCTGCGCCACCTTCGGCGGCGTGCAGGCGGCCAAGCCCAACCCCACCGGGGCCAAGGGCGTCAACGATGCGCTGAAGCACCTCGGCGTCAACGCCATCAACATCTCCGGCTGCCCGCCGAACCCGTACAACCTGGTCGGCACCATCGTGTACTACCTGAAGAACAAGGCCGTGCCCGAACTGGACAGCCTGAACCGGCCCACCATGTTCTTCGGCCAGACCGTGCACGAACAGTGCCCCCGCCTGCCGCACTTCGACGCGGGCGAATTCGCCCCGTCGTTCGAATCGGAAGAAGCCCGCAAGGGCTGGTGCCTCTACGAGCTGGGCTGCAAGGGTCCGGTGACCATGAACAACTGCCCGAAGATCAAGTTCAACCAGACCAACTGGCCCGTGGACGCGGGGCACCCCTGCATCGGGTGCAGCGAACCCGATTTCTGGGACGCCATGACCCCGTTCTACCAGAACTGA
- the hysD gene encoding NiFeSe hydrogenase maturation protease — protein sequence MQKLLVLGIGNTLLTDDGVGVFAVEELMKETWPQNVTLMDGGTFTQDIFYLFEGYDRLLVLDIVHAKGTPGTVYRLSEDDLVQNEKQRLSIHDVDLIDSLKMAELRGPRPRMQVVGMEPHDFLNWNIGLSEPVQAAFPRFVEVAREEIRTIIAEMEQAG from the coding sequence ATGCAGAAGTTGCTCGTACTCGGCATCGGCAATACCCTGCTCACCGACGATGGCGTCGGCGTCTTTGCCGTGGAAGAACTGATGAAGGAAACCTGGCCGCAGAACGTCACCCTGATGGACGGCGGCACCTTCACCCAGGACATCTTCTACCTGTTCGAGGGGTACGACCGCCTGCTGGTGCTGGACATCGTACATGCCAAGGGCACCCCCGGCACCGTCTACCGGCTGTCGGAAGACGACCTTGTCCAGAACGAAAAGCAGCGTCTGTCCATCCACGACGTGGATCTCATCGACTCGCTGAAGATGGCCGAACTGCGCGGTCCGCGCCCGCGCATGCAGGTCGTCGGCATGGAGCCACACGACTTCCTGAACTGGAACATCGGTCTTTCCGAGCCGGTGCAGGCCGCCTTTCCGCGTTTTGTGGAGGTGGCGCGCGAAGAAATCCGCACCATCATCGCGGAAATGGAACAGGCAGGCTGA
- the hysA gene encoding NiFeSe hydrogenase large subunit HysA, whose protein sequence is MSGCTPKAAPAGATGKATIAIDPVSRIEGHLKAEVTVENGVVVDARLSGGMYRGFETILRGRDPRDASQIVQRICGVCPTAHSTASCMALDNAFKVKVPTNGRLTRNLTFGANYLQSHILHFYHLAALDFVQGPDSAPFVPRFAKPDLRLPKDINAAAVDQYLEALEVRRICHEMVAMFGGRMPHVQGQVVGGTTQIPTKEALVEYAARFKKVREFVEKKYVPVAYTVGAAYKDLFKFGHGYKNCISFGAFPLNDAMTELHLKRGVYIDGKDQPFDPKLIKEYVKYSWFDDATTGLHFSEGKTVPAPNKAGAYSFVKAPRYNGKAVESGPVARMWITNPELSPVGQKLLKDLFKLNAKRFRDLGDDAAFSVMGRHVARAEETYYMLSAIERWLKEVKAGEETFAAAEIPASSEGVGFTEAPRGSLVHYINIKDQKIDNYQIVSATLWNCNPRDDSGQLGPVERALVGTPVPDISNPVNVARVIRAFDPULGCAVHVLHAESGKVSVVEVK, encoded by the coding sequence ATGTCCGGCTGTACACCCAAGGCCGCTCCTGCCGGGGCCACCGGCAAGGCGACCATCGCCATCGACCCGGTAAGCAGAATCGAAGGCCACCTGAAGGCCGAAGTCACCGTCGAGAACGGCGTGGTGGTCGACGCCCGCCTGTCCGGCGGCATGTATCGCGGCTTCGAAACCATCCTGCGCGGGCGCGACCCGCGCGACGCCTCGCAGATCGTGCAGCGCATCTGCGGCGTGTGCCCCACGGCCCACTCCACCGCATCGTGCATGGCGCTGGACAACGCCTTCAAGGTCAAGGTGCCCACCAACGGCCGCCTTACCCGCAACCTGACCTTCGGCGCCAACTACCTGCAATCGCACATCCTGCACTTCTACCACTTGGCCGCCCTGGACTTCGTGCAGGGGCCGGACAGCGCGCCCTTCGTGCCGCGCTTCGCCAAGCCCGACCTGCGCCTGCCCAAGGACATCAACGCCGCCGCGGTGGACCAGTACCTGGAAGCGCTTGAAGTGCGCCGCATCTGCCACGAAATGGTCGCCATGTTCGGCGGGCGCATGCCCCACGTGCAGGGCCAGGTCGTGGGCGGCACCACCCAGATTCCCACCAAGGAAGCCCTTGTCGAATACGCCGCCCGCTTCAAGAAGGTGCGCGAATTCGTCGAAAAGAAATACGTGCCCGTGGCCTACACCGTGGGCGCGGCCTACAAGGACCTGTTCAAGTTCGGCCACGGCTACAAGAACTGCATCTCGTTCGGCGCCTTCCCGCTCAACGACGCCATGACCGAGCTGCACCTGAAGCGCGGCGTGTACATCGACGGCAAGGACCAGCCCTTCGACCCCAAGCTGATCAAGGAATACGTCAAGTACTCCTGGTTCGACGACGCCACCACCGGCCTGCACTTCTCGGAAGGCAAGACGGTGCCCGCCCCCAACAAGGCCGGGGCGTACAGCTTCGTCAAGGCCCCCCGTTACAACGGCAAGGCCGTCGAGTCCGGCCCGGTGGCCCGCATGTGGATCACCAACCCGGAACTGTCGCCCGTGGGCCAGAAGCTGCTGAAGGACCTGTTCAAGCTGAACGCCAAGCGCTTCCGCGACCTTGGCGACGACGCCGCCTTCTCGGTCATGGGCCGCCACGTGGCCCGCGCCGAGGAAACCTACTACATGCTCTCCGCCATCGAACGCTGGCTGAAGGAAGTGAAGGCCGGCGAGGAAACCTTTGCCGCCGCCGAAATTCCCGCCAGTTCCGAGGGCGTGGGCTTCACCGAGGCACCGCGCGGCTCGCTGGTCCACTACATCAACATCAAGGACCAGAAGATCGACAACTACCAGATCGTGTCCGCCACGCTCTGGAACTGCAACCCGCGCGACGACAGCGGCCAACTTGGCCCGGTGGAACGCGCGCTGGTCGGCACCCCTGTGCCGGACATCAGCAACCCGGTGAACGTGGCGCGGGTGATCCGCGCCTTCGACCCGTGACTGGGCTGCGCCGTGCACGTGCTGCACGCTGAATCCGGCAAGGTTTCCGTCGTCGAAGTGAAGTAG